Proteins found in one Aerosakkonema funiforme FACHB-1375 genomic segment:
- a CDS encoding tetratricopeptide repeat protein, whose protein sequence is MEFIPIQYQTNSSTLVMAETQGKSTVQKQILFLTSLLLLGGIAVSTPSIAQTDEDYDRSPTYQLPENDELKRLLDDARSLVEDGRFGRALAIYQQAASLDSKNARIYSAIGYLQARQGNYQEAANAYRQAVALQSNNAEFHYALGYALASAGDNQGAAAAYRRVTQINRNHLKAYLGLGVVLMRQGDYQGAMRTYEQAIRLDPKSVEIRASMATILLQQKRYQDAINVLQRAVTLEPNNSNLQFNLATAYLVQGNQIGALTALERAAKLEPRNPQIHLQIGRIRRSQKNLEAALAAYQRAADLDSKLAEAHAAIGDILLEQEQFQQAVAAYRRFSKVAPEEPTAQFNLGVAFSRWGKKQEAIEAFNQAINLYRRQNNDRGVQKAETAVRGLQQQ, encoded by the coding sequence ATGGAATTCATCCCGATCCAATATCAAACCAATAGTAGCACTCTCGTAATGGCAGAAACACAAGGAAAATCTACCGTGCAAAAGCAAATTCTGTTCTTAACCAGTCTCCTGCTATTGGGAGGGATTGCGGTAAGTACGCCGTCAATTGCCCAAACTGATGAAGACTACGATCGCAGTCCTACGTATCAGCTTCCTGAAAACGACGAGCTGAAAAGACTCCTAGACGATGCGCGATCGTTAGTAGAAGATGGAAGATTTGGGCGTGCTTTAGCAATTTATCAACAAGCAGCTAGCTTAGATAGCAAAAATGCCCGTATTTATTCTGCGATTGGATATTTACAAGCACGTCAAGGCAATTACCAGGAAGCAGCTAATGCCTATAGACAGGCTGTAGCACTCCAAAGCAACAATGCAGAATTTCATTACGCTCTCGGATACGCCCTTGCTAGCGCCGGAGACAACCAGGGAGCCGCTGCTGCCTATCGACGGGTCACGCAAATCAATCGCAATCACCTCAAAGCTTACCTGGGATTGGGAGTGGTTCTGATGCGCCAGGGAGACTATCAGGGCGCGATGCGAACTTACGAACAAGCTATCCGTCTCGATCCTAAAAGTGTAGAAATTCGGGCTTCGATGGCGACTATACTGTTGCAACAGAAGCGCTATCAAGACGCTATTAACGTCCTACAGCGGGCTGTTACCCTAGAACCGAACAACAGCAATTTGCAGTTTAATTTAGCTACCGCCTATTTGGTACAAGGCAACCAAATAGGCGCACTGACTGCTTTGGAACGAGCAGCTAAACTGGAACCGCGCAATCCACAGATTCATCTGCAAATTGGCAGGATTCGACGCTCTCAAAAAAATCTGGAAGCCGCTTTAGCAGCTTATCAGCGGGCTGCGGATCTAGATTCCAAATTAGCAGAAGCACACGCTGCCATAGGGGATATTTTGCTGGAGCAGGAGCAATTCCAGCAAGCAGTTGCCGCTTATCGTCGTTTCTCTAAAGTAGCTCCCGAAGAACCAACCGCACAGTTTAATTTAGGTGTAGCCTTCAGCAGATGGGGGAAAAAACAAGAAGCGATCGAAGCTTTTAACCAAGCTATTAACCTCTATCGCCGTCAAAATAACGATCGGGGAGTACAGAAGGCAGAAACTGCTGTGCGGGGACTGCAACAGCAGTAG
- a CDS encoding alpha/beta hydrolase, with protein MRIEHQYQETLPFAWKEDGRGESDRNWLQDIVETTPPFSDRWTKARIVQLAHELESEEKIANSLRAECDLEQYLCFEKTVDREYVINTLNDWKNKKFRQSVGRNFEVFVCQSNPNAFLVVSRITAADVKYNLPPLERFRPLFNVDELAVIIKDNDIKRLTLRTHGYGTSSEGFYDAFYREVNNLKNVAANKHIYIGYNWPSEAPLAIFGTWFDWLKKVSKTSDIYFKFALVLSVSSIIIGSLSNGLLQIFKWLFSWQFFSLQPQWIGLISLVFVFWSLAFYLLREVAYQGDRTRAIYYGIPDLAEFFSRLDRGLYKLTKSSVLQPLQINIIGHSMGGFVVLNAISLLRYHFRYDEEKPNKFGEHFQLDKLILASPDVPLELLRQGRNNYLRTAFNCSAQIYLMSSDRDIVLRYLSTVGNWFSEPSIPMSGLRLGNVYLPKQGENKPEPCIRILFNSQKLKQPKADLELFNKLNYLDCSEMKVAGNRGGVNFVKLPLNSYNGLAIDLGNIIFGKLAGVDLHGGYFQKHTPSFAILNLLLATDLNKKEIEAEIEKIIENSSIRFLASQD; from the coding sequence ATGCGTATCGAACATCAATACCAAGAAACGTTACCTTTTGCTTGGAAGGAAGATGGACGTGGAGAAAGCGATCGAAATTGGTTGCAAGACATTGTAGAAACTACCCCACCCTTTTCTGACCGATGGACGAAGGCGAGGATAGTACAATTAGCTCATGAGTTAGAGTCTGAGGAAAAGATAGCTAATAGTTTGCGAGCCGAATGCGATTTAGAGCAATATCTTTGCTTTGAAAAAACTGTGGATCGAGAATATGTAATTAATACTCTCAATGACTGGAAAAATAAAAAATTTAGGCAATCAGTCGGGCGTAATTTTGAAGTTTTTGTCTGTCAATCAAATCCCAATGCTTTTTTAGTTGTAAGTCGAATAACTGCTGCTGACGTTAAGTATAATCTTCCCCCATTGGAGCGATTCCGTCCTTTATTTAATGTGGATGAATTAGCTGTTATTATCAAAGATAATGACATCAAACGTTTAACTTTGCGAACCCACGGCTATGGCACTTCATCAGAGGGATTTTATGATGCTTTTTACCGAGAAGTTAACAACTTAAAAAATGTCGCGGCGAACAAACATATCTATATTGGATATAATTGGCCTAGCGAAGCACCTCTGGCTATTTTTGGCACTTGGTTTGATTGGCTGAAAAAAGTTAGTAAAACTTCCGATATCTATTTTAAGTTTGCTCTGGTTCTGAGCGTTAGCTCTATTATTATAGGTAGCTTAAGCAATGGATTATTGCAAATTTTTAAATGGTTATTTAGCTGGCAATTCTTCAGTTTACAGCCCCAATGGATTGGGTTAATTAGCTTGGTTTTTGTGTTTTGGTCATTAGCTTTCTACCTGTTACGAGAAGTAGCTTATCAAGGCGATCGCACAAGAGCTATTTACTATGGTATACCCGATTTAGCCGAATTTTTTTCGCGTCTAGACCGTGGCCTTTACAAGTTAACTAAATCATCGGTTTTACAACCGCTTCAAATTAATATCATCGGTCATAGCATGGGTGGCTTTGTAGTTCTGAACGCAATCAGCCTCTTACGCTATCATTTCCGCTACGATGAAGAAAAACCCAACAAGTTTGGCGAACATTTCCAATTAGATAAGTTAATTTTGGCTTCCCCGGATGTGCCGCTGGAATTGCTGCGTCAAGGACGAAATAATTATCTTCGCACTGCGTTTAATTGCAGCGCTCAAATTTATTTAATGTCGAGCGATCGCGATATCGTGTTGCGTTACCTTTCCACAGTTGGCAATTGGTTTAGCGAACCGAGTATTCCCATGTCTGGTTTGCGGTTGGGAAATGTTTATTTACCCAAACAGGGAGAAAATAAACCGGAACCTTGTATCCGTATCCTATTCAATTCCCAGAAACTTAAACAACCTAAAGCCGATTTGGAATTATTTAACAAATTGAATTACTTAGATTGTTCGGAAATGAAAGTGGCAGGTAATCGAGGCGGCGTTAATTTCGTGAAGTTGCCTCTCAATAGTTATAACGGACTGGCGATCGATCTTGGCAATATTATTTTCGGCAAGCTGGCTGGCGTTGACTTGCACGGTGGCTACTTCCAAAAGCACACGCCATCTTTTGCAATTCTGAATTTATTGCTGGCAACCGATTTGAATAAAAAGGAAATCGAGGCAGAAATTGAGAAAATAATTGAAAATTCCTCGATTCGCTTTTTAGCAAGTCAAGATTAA
- a CDS encoding PEP-CTERM sorting domain-containing protein yields MKPIHKIATSATVAVTATLGFSVNALAATFNPSEVQYHKLIVAGDPNGTPPDSPSNRVDPNTTTSPFAGVGSLFMDLGGGSGFLCTGATISSTHILTAGHCLDEDDNGTADFLPNKVRFNLNFGSDLSHTITASALNINPDYTGFLNPTVNDDIAIITLSEALPDGVPIYDLFRNPVSEGETFTMVGYGTTGNGIDGLTGGASFNVKRVGYNNADLFDVDDEGSGVNEVFYYDFDGPDPSTNLIGGLTLGNDIEGSIGPGDSGGPSFVIKNGSMFLAGVNTFEFTTSDEQIFGTFGTGGGGILVSSYTDWIDSIVKPKSVPEPSSVVGTLMLGALGTGSWLKRKQKKGA; encoded by the coding sequence ATGAAACCGATCCATAAAATTGCCACATCAGCAACAGTCGCTGTGACTGCTACCCTCGGTTTTTCAGTTAACGCACTAGCAGCTACCTTTAACCCTAGCGAGGTTCAATACCACAAATTAATCGTTGCTGGAGATCCTAACGGTACTCCGCCAGATTCCCCCAGTAACCGAGTTGACCCCAACACTACCACATCGCCATTTGCGGGGGTCGGTAGCCTGTTCATGGATCTGGGAGGAGGAAGTGGTTTCCTCTGTACTGGTGCAACCATTAGTTCAACGCACATCCTCACTGCCGGTCATTGCCTTGATGAAGATGACAATGGCACAGCCGACTTTTTGCCTAATAAGGTTCGTTTCAATCTGAACTTTGGCAGCGATCTTTCTCACACCATCACCGCCAGTGCGCTCAATATCAATCCTGACTACACTGGTTTTCTCAATCCAACAGTCAACGATGACATTGCCATTATCACCTTGAGTGAGGCTCTACCTGATGGAGTACCCATTTACGACCTTTTCCGCAATCCTGTTTCAGAAGGCGAGACGTTTACAATGGTCGGGTATGGCACCACGGGTAACGGAATTGATGGATTGACCGGCGGAGCCAGCTTTAATGTAAAGCGGGTAGGTTACAACAACGCCGACTTGTTTGATGTTGATGACGAAGGCAGTGGTGTAAATGAAGTATTCTATTACGATTTTGACGGGCCAGATCCATCTACCAATTTGATTGGTGGTTTGACCCTGGGTAACGATATTGAAGGCAGCATAGGGCCGGGGGATTCTGGTGGCCCCAGCTTCGTCATCAAAAATGGTTCTATGTTCCTCGCTGGTGTCAATACCTTTGAATTCACTACATCCGATGAACAAATATTCGGTACATTCGGTACTGGTGGAGGCGGGATACTCGTTTCTTCCTACACCGATTGGATTGATAGTATCGTTAAGCCAAAATCAGTACCAGAGCCGTCTAGTGTTGTCGGAACATTAATGTTAGGTGCTTTAGGTACTGGTTCTTGGCTGAAGCGCAAGCAAAAAAAAGGTGCTTAA
- a CDS encoding YbhB/YbcL family Raf kinase inhibitor-like protein, which produces MKLESDAFSANGTIPSKYTCDRQDFSPPLKWDAPPTGTQSLALIVDDPDAPMGTFVHWVLYDLPTEITNLPEAVPNDATLASGGTQGKNDFGKLGYGGPCPPSGTHRYFFKLYALDRYLELASGATKEQLEAAMNGHILAAAELIGRYSRQR; this is translated from the coding sequence ATGAAACTAGAAAGCGATGCCTTTTCCGCCAACGGCACTATCCCGTCTAAATATACTTGCGATCGCCAAGATTTTTCGCCACCCCTGAAGTGGGATGCACCACCGACGGGAACGCAAAGTCTGGCTTTAATTGTTGATGACCCCGATGCACCGATGGGAACTTTTGTCCATTGGGTTCTTTACGATTTACCGACTGAAATCACCAATTTACCAGAAGCAGTTCCCAACGACGCAACGCTGGCAAGTGGCGGTACTCAGGGTAAAAATGATTTTGGTAAACTCGGTTATGGTGGCCCTTGTCCGCCTAGCGGCACGCACCGTTACTTTTTCAAATTATACGCTTTAGACCGATATTTAGAATTAGCATCGGGTGCGACTAAAGAACAATTGGAAGCTGCAATGAACGGTCATATTCTGGCAGCAGCAGAACTAATCGGACGCTATTCGCGACAGCGTTAA
- a CDS encoding YbjQ family protein produces MIVTTTDVVQGAEIQAYLGIVTAEVVYGTNVLRDFFASIRDVIGGRTGSYERVFEQGQREAIAELEKRAQRLGANAIVGIEVDTGTINVDQSGVLLLITAIGTAVKLRS; encoded by the coding sequence ATGATTGTCACAACAACTGATGTCGTGCAGGGAGCCGAAATTCAGGCTTATTTGGGTATTGTGACTGCTGAAGTAGTATATGGCACTAACGTATTGCGCGATTTCTTCGCTAGTATTCGCGATGTCATCGGTGGGCGTACCGGCAGCTACGAGAGGGTGTTCGAGCAGGGACAGCGGGAAGCTATAGCCGAACTGGAAAAACGAGCTCAGCGTCTGGGAGCTAATGCGATCGTCGGTATTGAAGTAGACACCGGTACAATTAACGTTGACCAAAGCGGTGTCTTGCTGCTGATCACTGCGATCGGCACCGCCGTAAAACTGCGTTCGTAG
- the ispD gene encoding 2-C-methyl-D-erythritol 4-phosphate cytidylyltransferase, whose protein sequence is MHLLIPAAGMGRRMGSDRNKLLLTLLGKPLIAWTLLAVESSSIDWIGIVCQPEDLPDLKAIVAELSLSKPIQFIQGGATRQESVYNGLQALPPDADRVLIHDGARCLATPDLLDRCASALLQHQGLIAGVPVKDTIKIVDEAKLIEDTPDRRNLWAAQTPQGFDVQLLKECHEKGRQLGWEVTDDAALFEKCGLPVLIVEGEETNLKVTTPVDLAIAEFILRQRLGK, encoded by the coding sequence GTGCATTTATTGATTCCGGCAGCTGGCATGGGGCGTCGCATGGGAAGCGATCGCAATAAACTTCTCTTGACTCTTTTAGGCAAACCTTTAATTGCTTGGACGCTTTTGGCAGTCGAATCATCTAGTATCGACTGGATTGGTATCGTGTGTCAACCAGAGGATCTGCCAGATTTGAAAGCTATTGTGGCAGAACTGTCTCTAAGTAAGCCAATACAGTTCATTCAGGGGGGTGCAACGCGCCAGGAGTCAGTTTACAACGGTTTGCAGGCGCTACCGCCAGATGCCGATCGAGTATTGATTCACGACGGCGCGAGGTGTTTGGCGACACCTGATTTGCTCGATCGATGTGCGTCGGCGCTTTTACAGCATCAAGGTTTGATTGCGGGGGTGCCGGTGAAGGATACGATCAAAATTGTCGATGAAGCTAAGTTGATCGAAGATACGCCCGATCGCCGCAACTTGTGGGCAGCCCAAACGCCGCAAGGATTTGATGTGCAGTTGTTGAAGGAATGCCATGAAAAAGGGCGTCAACTGGGATGGGAAGTCACAGATGACGCCGCTTTGTTTGAAAAGTGCGGTTTACCGGTGTTAATTGTGGAAGGCGAGGAGACGAATCTGAAGGTGACAACACCGGTAGATTTAGCGATCGCCGAATTTATTTTGCGTCAGCGCTTGGGGAAATAA